One window of Acidobacteriota bacterium genomic DNA carries:
- the trxB gene encoding thioredoxin-disulfide reductase, producing MAENLLIIGSGPAGLTAAIYAARGGMEPLMIEGMEPGGQLTITTDVENYPGFPDGIMGPELMEQFRKQAERFGTRILSSDVTAVDFSERPFKVSVGADEYEADAIVISTGASARWLGVEGEDRFRGYGMSSCATCDGFFTRGLEIAVVGGGDSAMEEALFLTKFASKVTVIHRRDEFRASKIMAQRVMNHDKIEVLWNSKVIEILGDDSVSGALIEDTQTGETSELKVSFVFVAIGHIPNTDIFKGQIDLDDAGYVLVNGTHTSVEGVFAGGDVADTVYRQAVTAAGMGCQAALDAERWIESESLAQAE from the coding sequence ATGGCTGAGAACCTCCTAATAATCGGATCCGGACCTGCTGGACTGACCGCCGCTATTTATGCTGCGCGGGGCGGCATGGAGCCGCTCATGATTGAAGGCATGGAACCCGGCGGACAATTGACGATCACAACAGACGTCGAAAACTACCCAGGTTTTCCCGACGGCATCATGGGACCCGAACTGATGGAACAGTTCAGAAAGCAGGCTGAACGGTTTGGAACACGCATCCTGTCATCGGACGTGACTGCGGTGGATTTCTCTGAGCGTCCATTCAAGGTGTCTGTCGGTGCCGACGAGTATGAGGCCGACGCGATCGTGATTTCAACAGGAGCGTCAGCGCGCTGGCTCGGTGTTGAAGGCGAAGACAGATTTCGCGGGTACGGCATGTCGTCCTGCGCCACATGTGACGGCTTTTTCACACGCGGTCTGGAAATCGCGGTCGTGGGTGGAGGCGACTCTGCAATGGAAGAAGCACTTTTTCTCACCAAGTTCGCCTCGAAGGTGACGGTAATCCACCGGCGCGACGAGTTCCGAGCATCAAAGATCATGGCTCAACGTGTCATGAACCACGACAAGATCGAGGTCTTGTGGAACTCGAAGGTCATCGAGATCCTGGGTGATGACTCGGTCAGCGGTGCATTAATCGAAGACACTCAGACCGGCGAGACCAGCGAACTCAAAGTCAGCTTTGTTTTCGTAGCCATTGGCCACATACCAAACACCGACATTTTCAAGGGTCAAATCGATCTCGATGATGCAGGTTACGTGCTCGTAAACGGTACGCACACCTCGGTGGAGGGAGTCTTCGCAGGAGGAGACGTGGCAGACACCGTGTACCGCCAAGCGGTTACCGCGGCCGGGATGGGATGCCAAGCTGCGTTGGACGCCGAACGGTGGATTGAAAGCGAGTCGTTGGCTCAGGCAGAGTAG
- the trxA gene encoding thioredoxin, which yields MGQNTLTATAENFDEIIGSDTPVLVDFWAEWCGPCKIMNGPLEEIADENVGKLNVAKLNIDEHPSISMNYQVMSIPTLMLFKNGETLKRLTGARSKAQLEAEIAEYIN from the coding sequence GTGGGTCAGAACACTCTTACAGCAACAGCCGAGAACTTTGATGAGATCATCGGGTCCGACACCCCGGTGCTCGTTGACTTTTGGGCGGAATGGTGTGGTCCGTGCAAGATCATGAACGGTCCGCTCGAAGAGATCGCGGACGAGAACGTCGGCAAGTTGAATGTCGCAAAACTCAACATCGACGAGCACCCTTCTATCTCGATGAACTACCAGGTGATGAGTATCCCGACGCTCATGTTGTTCAAGAACGGCGAAACGTTGAAGCGACTCACCGGTGCGCGCTCCAAGGCGCAACTCGAAGCGGAGATCGCGGAGTACATCAACTGA